The following proteins are encoded in a genomic region of Sebastes fasciatus isolate fSebFas1 chromosome 14, fSebFas1.pri, whole genome shotgun sequence:
- the LOC141782332 gene encoding solute carrier family 22 member 4-like isoform X3, with protein MQDYEESLSFLGTWGPFQRRVFVLLCLTTIPCGYNLQCVNFLLAIPPHHCHIPAHSNLSQDWIQASIPVQQVAGQPEKSSCSRYELDLVQNLYVSGNRSSLDLVHNLTSPEILLSSLKQEGCKDGWTYSTEHYESTVVSEFNLVCSDQWKQPLSSLMYFLGALVGCFVSGQISDRFGRKPALFGAIATLSIFSSAMAFAPSWPIFTVLLFMMGMGQITCFIVAFVLGSEILFGSTRVLFSSLCMPWTYGLGLILLPVTAYLVRSWRHLSLALAVPGLACIPLWWLIPESPRWLVSRGRFQEAEILLRSMALENRVEAPHVIFPSANVEKATSEKAESLSFLDLLRTANIRHITLILWMMWFSFSVSYFGLSFNMSGLYGNPFINYFLVSVVELPAYAASWLTARSLPRRLSYISFTLLGALALLLIAVTLNSQPALTLILALLGKFGILAGAGVLYVYTGELSPTVIRSTAMNSCAMLGRVGSSVCPYLLQLGSGGHGPPRLLQRMTGNLLKTRLLHLRSSAQLAYKTPDTRQKNKTTDDTKTAKSTKTMFYFMNYILDL; from the exons ATGCAGGACTACGAGGAGTCACTGTCGTTCCTGGGGACCTGGGGCCCGTTCCAGAGGAGAGTCTTCGTCTTGCTCTGTCTCACCACCATCCCATGTGGATACAACCTCCAGTGCGTCAACTTTCTGCTGGCTATCCCCCCCCACCACTGCCACATCCCCGCCCACAGCAACCTGAGCCAGGACTGGATCCAGGCCAGCATCCCAGTACAG CAGGTGGCTGGGCAACCGGAGAAGAGCAGTTGTAGCCGGTATGAACTGGACCTGGTGCAGAACCTGTATGTCTCTGGAAACAGATCCAGCCTGGATCTGGTCCACAACCTGACAAGTCCAGAGATCCTCCTCTCCAGCCTGAAGCAGGAGGGCTGTAAAGATGGATGGACTTACAGTACTGAGCACTACGAGTCTACTGTAGTCAGTGAG TTTAACCTGGTGTGCAGTGACCAGTGGAAACAGCCTCTGAGCTCTCTTATGTACTTCCTGGGAGCACTGGTCGGATGCTTCGTCTCTGGACAGATCTCTGACCG GTTTGGCAGGAAGCCTGCACTGTTTGGTGCCATCGCCACGCTGAGCATCTTCAGCAGCGCTATGGCCTTCGCTCCGTCGTGGCCCATCTTCACCGTGCTCCTCTTCATGATGGGCATGGGTCAAATAACCTGCTTCATAGTTGCATTTGTACTGG GTTCAGAGATCCTGTTCGGTTCAACCAGAGTTCTCTTCTCGAGCCTGTGCATGCCTTGGACCTACGGGTTAGGTTTAATTCTGCTGCCTGTCACTGCCTACCTGGTCAGGAGCTGGAGACACCTGTCACTGGCCTTGGCTGTGCCAGGCCTGGCCTGTATCCCCCTCTGGTG GCTGATTCCAGAGTCTCCTCGCTGGTTGGTTTCTCGTGGCCGTTTTCAGGAAGCAGAAATCTTGCTGAGGTCAATGGCTCTGGAGAACCGAGTGGAAGCTCCACATGTCATCTTCCCTTCAGCCAAC GTTGAAAAAGCAACAAGTGAGAAGGCAGAGTCCCTCAGCTTCCTGGACCTCCTGAGGACAGCAAACATTCGACATATAACACTTATTCTGTGGATGATGTG GTTTTCTTTCTCAGTAAGTTACTTTGGATTGTCATTCAACATGTCTGGTCTCTATGGCAACCCCTTCATCAACTACTTCCTGGTGTCGGTTGTTGAGCTCCCAGCGTACGCTGCCAGCTGGCTGACAGCACGAAGTCTTCCTCGCCGCTTGTCGTATATCAGCTTCACCCTGCTGGGGGCACTAGCTCTTCTCCTCATCGCGGTCACTCTGAACA GTCAACCAGCTCTCACCCTGATCCTGGCACTGCTGGGTAAATTTGGCATTCTGGCTGGCGCCGGGGTGTTGTACGTGTACACTGGTGAGCTGTCTCCCACAGTCATCAGGAGCACAGCAATGAATTCCTGTGCCATGTTAGGCAGAGTGGGGTCCTCTGTTTGCCCATACCTGCTGCAGCTAG GATCAGGTGGCCATGGGCCTCCACGCCTCCTCCAAAGGATGACGGGAAATCTGCTAAAGACCAGACTACTGCACCTGAGATCATCTGCACAACTTGCCTATAAGACTCCTGACAcacggcaaaaaaacaaaactacggACGACACTAAAACTGCCAAAAGCACCAAAACTATGTTCTATTTTATGAATTACATTTTAGACCTGTGA
- the LOC141782332 gene encoding solute carrier family 22 member 4-like isoform X1: MQDYEESLSFLGTWGPFQRRVFVLLCLTTIPCGYNLQCVNFLLAIPPHHCHIPAHSNLSQDWIQASIPVQQVAGQPEKSSCSRYELDLVQNLYVSGNRSSLDLVHNLTSPEILLSSLKQEGCKDGWTYSTEHYESTVVSEFNLVCSDQWKQPLSSLMYFLGALVGCFVSGQISDRFGRKPALFGAIATLSIFSSAMAFAPSWPIFTVLLFMMGMGQITCFIVAFVLGSEILFGSTRVLFSSLCMPWTYGLGLILLPVTAYLVRSWRHLSLALAVPGLACIPLWWLIPESPRWLVSRGRFQEAEILLRSMALENRVEAPHVIFPSANVEKATSEKAESLSFLDLLRTANIRHITLILWMMWFSFSVSYFGLSFNMSGLYGNPFINYFLVSVVELPAYAASWLTARSLPRRLSYISFTLLGALALLLIAVTLNSQPALTLILALLGKFGILAGAGVLYVYTGELSPTVIRSTAMNSCAMLGRVGSSVCPYLLQLAVLNQCLPWIVVGSLSLLSVLVSVFLPETFRQPLPDTIQQMALIQRIRWPWASTPPPKDDGKSAKDQTTAPEIICTTCL, encoded by the exons ATGCAGGACTACGAGGAGTCACTGTCGTTCCTGGGGACCTGGGGCCCGTTCCAGAGGAGAGTCTTCGTCTTGCTCTGTCTCACCACCATCCCATGTGGATACAACCTCCAGTGCGTCAACTTTCTGCTGGCTATCCCCCCCCACCACTGCCACATCCCCGCCCACAGCAACCTGAGCCAGGACTGGATCCAGGCCAGCATCCCAGTACAG CAGGTGGCTGGGCAACCGGAGAAGAGCAGTTGTAGCCGGTATGAACTGGACCTGGTGCAGAACCTGTATGTCTCTGGAAACAGATCCAGCCTGGATCTGGTCCACAACCTGACAAGTCCAGAGATCCTCCTCTCCAGCCTGAAGCAGGAGGGCTGTAAAGATGGATGGACTTACAGTACTGAGCACTACGAGTCTACTGTAGTCAGTGAG TTTAACCTGGTGTGCAGTGACCAGTGGAAACAGCCTCTGAGCTCTCTTATGTACTTCCTGGGAGCACTGGTCGGATGCTTCGTCTCTGGACAGATCTCTGACCG GTTTGGCAGGAAGCCTGCACTGTTTGGTGCCATCGCCACGCTGAGCATCTTCAGCAGCGCTATGGCCTTCGCTCCGTCGTGGCCCATCTTCACCGTGCTCCTCTTCATGATGGGCATGGGTCAAATAACCTGCTTCATAGTTGCATTTGTACTGG GTTCAGAGATCCTGTTCGGTTCAACCAGAGTTCTCTTCTCGAGCCTGTGCATGCCTTGGACCTACGGGTTAGGTTTAATTCTGCTGCCTGTCACTGCCTACCTGGTCAGGAGCTGGAGACACCTGTCACTGGCCTTGGCTGTGCCAGGCCTGGCCTGTATCCCCCTCTGGTG GCTGATTCCAGAGTCTCCTCGCTGGTTGGTTTCTCGTGGCCGTTTTCAGGAAGCAGAAATCTTGCTGAGGTCAATGGCTCTGGAGAACCGAGTGGAAGCTCCACATGTCATCTTCCCTTCAGCCAAC GTTGAAAAAGCAACAAGTGAGAAGGCAGAGTCCCTCAGCTTCCTGGACCTCCTGAGGACAGCAAACATTCGACATATAACACTTATTCTGTGGATGATGTG GTTTTCTTTCTCAGTAAGTTACTTTGGATTGTCATTCAACATGTCTGGTCTCTATGGCAACCCCTTCATCAACTACTTCCTGGTGTCGGTTGTTGAGCTCCCAGCGTACGCTGCCAGCTGGCTGACAGCACGAAGTCTTCCTCGCCGCTTGTCGTATATCAGCTTCACCCTGCTGGGGGCACTAGCTCTTCTCCTCATCGCGGTCACTCTGAACA GTCAACCAGCTCTCACCCTGATCCTGGCACTGCTGGGTAAATTTGGCATTCTGGCTGGCGCCGGGGTGTTGTACGTGTACACTGGTGAGCTGTCTCCCACAGTCATCAGGAGCACAGCAATGAATTCCTGTGCCATGTTAGGCAGAGTGGGGTCCTCTGTTTGCCCATACCTGCTGCAGCTAG CTGTGTTGAATCAGTGCCTGCCGTGGATCGTTGTGGGTTCTCTGTCACTGCTCAGTGTTCTGGTCAGTGTCTTCCTCCCCGAGACCTTCAGACAGCCGCTGCCCGACACCATCCAGCAGATGGCGCTCATACAGCG GATCAGGTGGCCATGGGCCTCCACGCCTCCTCCAAAGGATGACGGGAAATCTGCTAAAGACCAGACTACTGCACCTGAGATCATCTGCACAACTTGCCTATAA
- the LOC141782332 gene encoding solute carrier family 22 member 4-like isoform X2, with the protein MQDYEESLSFLGTWGPFQRRVFVLLCLTTIPCGYNLQCVNFLLAIPPHHCHIPAHSNLSQDWIQASIPVQVAGQPEKSSCSRYELDLVQNLYVSGNRSSLDLVHNLTSPEILLSSLKQEGCKDGWTYSTEHYESTVVSEFNLVCSDQWKQPLSSLMYFLGALVGCFVSGQISDRFGRKPALFGAIATLSIFSSAMAFAPSWPIFTVLLFMMGMGQITCFIVAFVLGSEILFGSTRVLFSSLCMPWTYGLGLILLPVTAYLVRSWRHLSLALAVPGLACIPLWWLIPESPRWLVSRGRFQEAEILLRSMALENRVEAPHVIFPSANVEKATSEKAESLSFLDLLRTANIRHITLILWMMWFSFSVSYFGLSFNMSGLYGNPFINYFLVSVVELPAYAASWLTARSLPRRLSYISFTLLGALALLLIAVTLNSQPALTLILALLGKFGILAGAGVLYVYTGELSPTVIRSTAMNSCAMLGRVGSSVCPYLLQLAVLNQCLPWIVVGSLSLLSVLVSVFLPETFRQPLPDTIQQMALIQRIRWPWASTPPPKDDGKSAKDQTTAPEIICTTCL; encoded by the exons ATGCAGGACTACGAGGAGTCACTGTCGTTCCTGGGGACCTGGGGCCCGTTCCAGAGGAGAGTCTTCGTCTTGCTCTGTCTCACCACCATCCCATGTGGATACAACCTCCAGTGCGTCAACTTTCTGCTGGCTATCCCCCCCCACCACTGCCACATCCCCGCCCACAGCAACCTGAGCCAGGACTGGATCCAGGCCAGCATCCCAGTACAG GTGGCTGGGCAACCGGAGAAGAGCAGTTGTAGCCGGTATGAACTGGACCTGGTGCAGAACCTGTATGTCTCTGGAAACAGATCCAGCCTGGATCTGGTCCACAACCTGACAAGTCCAGAGATCCTCCTCTCCAGCCTGAAGCAGGAGGGCTGTAAAGATGGATGGACTTACAGTACTGAGCACTACGAGTCTACTGTAGTCAGTGAG TTTAACCTGGTGTGCAGTGACCAGTGGAAACAGCCTCTGAGCTCTCTTATGTACTTCCTGGGAGCACTGGTCGGATGCTTCGTCTCTGGACAGATCTCTGACCG GTTTGGCAGGAAGCCTGCACTGTTTGGTGCCATCGCCACGCTGAGCATCTTCAGCAGCGCTATGGCCTTCGCTCCGTCGTGGCCCATCTTCACCGTGCTCCTCTTCATGATGGGCATGGGTCAAATAACCTGCTTCATAGTTGCATTTGTACTGG GTTCAGAGATCCTGTTCGGTTCAACCAGAGTTCTCTTCTCGAGCCTGTGCATGCCTTGGACCTACGGGTTAGGTTTAATTCTGCTGCCTGTCACTGCCTACCTGGTCAGGAGCTGGAGACACCTGTCACTGGCCTTGGCTGTGCCAGGCCTGGCCTGTATCCCCCTCTGGTG GCTGATTCCAGAGTCTCCTCGCTGGTTGGTTTCTCGTGGCCGTTTTCAGGAAGCAGAAATCTTGCTGAGGTCAATGGCTCTGGAGAACCGAGTGGAAGCTCCACATGTCATCTTCCCTTCAGCCAAC GTTGAAAAAGCAACAAGTGAGAAGGCAGAGTCCCTCAGCTTCCTGGACCTCCTGAGGACAGCAAACATTCGACATATAACACTTATTCTGTGGATGATGTG GTTTTCTTTCTCAGTAAGTTACTTTGGATTGTCATTCAACATGTCTGGTCTCTATGGCAACCCCTTCATCAACTACTTCCTGGTGTCGGTTGTTGAGCTCCCAGCGTACGCTGCCAGCTGGCTGACAGCACGAAGTCTTCCTCGCCGCTTGTCGTATATCAGCTTCACCCTGCTGGGGGCACTAGCTCTTCTCCTCATCGCGGTCACTCTGAACA GTCAACCAGCTCTCACCCTGATCCTGGCACTGCTGGGTAAATTTGGCATTCTGGCTGGCGCCGGGGTGTTGTACGTGTACACTGGTGAGCTGTCTCCCACAGTCATCAGGAGCACAGCAATGAATTCCTGTGCCATGTTAGGCAGAGTGGGGTCCTCTGTTTGCCCATACCTGCTGCAGCTAG CTGTGTTGAATCAGTGCCTGCCGTGGATCGTTGTGGGTTCTCTGTCACTGCTCAGTGTTCTGGTCAGTGTCTTCCTCCCCGAGACCTTCAGACAGCCGCTGCCCGACACCATCCAGCAGATGGCGCTCATACAGCG GATCAGGTGGCCATGGGCCTCCACGCCTCCTCCAAAGGATGACGGGAAATCTGCTAAAGACCAGACTACTGCACCTGAGATCATCTGCACAACTTGCCTATAA
- the znf385b gene encoding zinc finger protein 385B isoform X4 gives MIEGGGGGGGETAVSLSMMWSSFLSRGSGCGAVGGALPGLIGATGPSVMMKPFLSFPVETTSPVGLFPNFNTMDPVQKAVINHTFGVTLVPKKKQVISCNVCQLRFNSDSQAEAHYRGSRHAKKLKSQENKTKAKLSITGETNGSITSPVCPAPAVSANSSTNQHTDLLSSLMDSFPLKPFVLPSSSPLSSTSPSSSRPGSEPPPSSPPTALPAPGLFSSSSSSSPSSKASPPPPPPAPVTTSSSPAAAPPPPSQASSQNAPLSVESEEEKAKKLLYCSLCKVAVNSLSQLEAHNAGSKHKTMLEARSGAGPIKAYPRAGAKLKTGSSSVLKGSGLQNKTFHCQICDVHVNSEIQLKQHISSRRHKDRVAGKPSKPKYSPYNKQQRSSLTKELMKPSLSPSFLSTPFAPPPSSLTSTISLPPATLSCSPLLTSTSSPLTQTISLHTRPPAPSPLFTASFLRPAPGPIRASQGSILFAPY, from the exons ATGAtagagggtggaggaggaggaggaggtgagacaGCTGTCTCCCTGTCGATGATGTGGAGTAGTTTCTTGAGTCGAG GAAGTGGGTGTGGCGCAGTGGGCGGGGCGTTGCCGGGGCTGATTGGCGCCACTGGTCCCTCGGTGATGATGAAACCATTCCTGTCTTTTCCTGTCGAGACGACGTCGCCAGTCGGCCTTTTCCCAAACTTCAACACg ATGGACCCGGTGCAGAAGGCCGTCATCAACCACACTTTTGGCGTTACCTTGGTACCCAAAAAGAAACAGGTCATCTCATGCAACGTTTGCCAGCTGAGGTTCAACTCTGAT TCTCAGGCAGAAGCTCATTACAGAGGCAGTCGTCACGCCAAGAAGCTCAAGTCTCAGGAGAACAAGACCAAGgccaagctgtcaatcactggagAGACCAATGGGAGCATCACAAGTCCAGTTTGCCCCGCCCCTGCTGTCTCAGCTAACAGCAGCACCAATCAGCACACAG ATCTCTTATCTAGCCTCATGGACTCCTTTCCTCTCAAACCCTTTGTCCTCCCGtcatcctcccctctctcctccacctccccctcctctaGCAGACCAGGCAGTGAGCCTCCTCCCTCCAGTCCTCCCACCGCTCTCCCCGCCCCGggcctcttctcctcctcttcctcctcttccccatCTTCCAAGGCCTCTCCGCCTccccctcctccagctcctgtcaccacctcttcatcccctgctgctgctcctcctcctccttcccagGCCTCCTCCCAGAATGCTCCCCTCTCAGTGGAGTCGGAGGAGGAGAAGGCGAAGAAGCTGCTGTACTGCTCTCTGTGTAAAGTCGCCGTCAACTCTCTGTCTCAGCTGGAGGCTCATAATGCAG GTTCAAAGCACAAGACGATGCTGGAGGCTCGGAGCGGCGCCGGACCAATCAAGGCCTACCCTCGAGCCGGAGCCAAGCTCAAGACCGGCAGCAGCTCTGTACTGAAGGGCTCCGGCCTGCAGAACAAAACCTTCCACTGCCAGATCTGTGATGTCCATGTCAACTCTGAGATCCAACTCAAACAG cacATCTCCAGCAGGAGGCACAAGGATAGAGTGGCAGGAAAACCCAGCAAACCCAAATACAGCCCTTATAACAAACAGCAACGCAGCTCACTCACT AAGGAGTTGATGAAGCCCTCCCTCTCCCCGTCCTTCCTCTCTACTCCCTTTGCTCCTCCGCCCTCCTCCCTCACTTCCACCATTTCGCTCCCTCCCGCCACTCTCTCCTGCTCCCCCCTCCTCACTTCCACCTCCTCACCCCTCACCCAAACCATCTCTCTCCACACTCGCCCTCCGGCACCCTCGCCCCTCTTCACAGCCTCCTTCCTGCGTCCGGCTCCTGGACCAATCAGAGCGAGCCAAGGATCGATCCTCTTCGCACCCTACTGA